One genomic window of Streptomyces sp. NBC_01498 includes the following:
- a CDS encoding amino acid adenylation domain-containing protein, translated as MTANCFIIGGTRVLTQCADRLLDAGVRIEGVFSDDPAVVTWAGTHEIPVFDPHGDLSATLSAQPFDYLFSMVNFRILPAGILDLPTTAAINFHDGPLPRYSGSHVPAWALYEGAPRHAATWHRMTEAVDAGGVLLERWFPVRDHSTALSLTYETAEVGIDLFAALVPHVVARTLPEPVDTSDRERRFYRRSARMASGGVIHAGTSAVEAVRLAKALDYGSFPNPLGVPTLVTEQGAVFTRQVRLIPREDPRTETTVLSVTTSAIVLAAPDADLVLSDCAAVDGSALSGQAAAQRLGITPGAPLPAVSAERLAGMAAAQKTLRPHEPWWRARLEALRPAALDTADFSAAGAHYGRYELAFTPGSREEAVAVVRAFLTVVAERTGEPVFDFAWSPASARVLAERTHGIAATRFPVRFDGDTSRSLRDKLDEAAARQGYASDLELRLGLAGRPLGSDEPSFTRVMVLDRDAGEEASAEPHTEIALLCLRDGAPTVFVRETAMAEAEALEFTEQVEDLVLTALLHGEEPRPEPHPEPGTDPRPDSQSDPQSEARTPESLPQQPDTTDGPSATGTVLDLFAATVAGRPDSVAVRSGTRTLDYAGLDAWADAVAADLHDQGIESGSVVGVLMERDLPLLPAMLGILRAGAAFLPLDPGYPVERLKRYAEVSGCDLILTDTRTHVLGSTLGDARGVPAPDGSSLAVPPQVTSSDLAYLLFTSGSTGDPKGVEIEHGALANFLTGIGERLGVSPDDTVLAHTTVAFDISLLELFLGLTVGATVVLASRETAGDPSLLAALTAEVTVAQATPSLWRLLLGTGWTPHARLTVLSGGEALPPATAERLHGPARALWNLYGPTEATIWASCHQVTSVGSFLPLGEPLPNMELHVLNEELAPCAAGTAGELYLSGAGLARGYARRPDLTDAVFVVHPETGVRLYRTGDEVRAHTDGAIEWLGRRDAQVKVRGNRIEPAEIERVLETFDGVTAAVVVAARFEGRGEPRLTAYLVGDGTATKSGLDALVGGSLPRYMVPDAYVGLDALPLTGNGKVARAELPPPTRDNVILSAAGPAEPSGPAEAPAESPAPSGSPETMTVEELAESIAGVFAATLDHPRFDTHANFFDLGGDSANVTFAAVQLGRELGATVTAPSIFATGTPMKLARLLGTEGVVRLLAPEAEDAVTEHAVPEAAVTDGAATEGASADPGTEPDTRAAELATPVVPASVESAPVTRPAPAGPARPADDGALAVIGMACRFPGAATPDEFWQNLVGGVSSVRDAPDGRRGWAHLWSDTDAVPMAWVDGVEYFDPARFGLTDREARRMDPLQRTLLSVTAEALESCGHDHTSLGAATGVFVGAIASDFPEIVERSIGYRDPHVATGTAASMVANRLSHVFDWSGPSFVVDTACSSSLVALHQAAMHLRAGDVDAAVVGAANLVLTPTKTRSFARNGMLSPQGVCRTFDDAADGYVRGEGTGAVILKRLADAVRDGDPVLAVIRGTAVNHTGGSAGFLTAPSRPAQEAVLRKALAGSGRTAADIGYVEAHGTGTQLGDLIELEALHAVLGEPAGRGPVAVGSVKTNIGHLEPAAGIAGLIKTILALQAGYVPPSLNFSTPNTSFDFDGSPLFVADRLLPWGPGPRVAGISSFGFGGANAHAVIEAGPAGGPDGTEPGPRLLTLSAGSDDALRTLANRLVLMLRSAYCPSLDELSEASRRRPAAAHRLACVADSVEQLEDKLRLFLAGVADIRSLHVGVVPETGAATGPIGLGQDREALTGSARAFVAGAALPTGRRLRQGVRFPTAPHTEKYLWLEPAEVPGVPDTSAVPPVPDAPTVAAVSSGDGEPGRTTSTWTRHPEAEEHLVLGKPTLPGAGYPGKVAELVGLERFGLRDLTFRAAVEAPATLTAERDNASIAFRDGSGSLVCTVDLTAPERTTLTPAVGTDGFTTVALDAMYDAFERAGLSYGAGFRTVSALSVAPGQAVGVLRGDARTDGPVDARLLDGAFQIALAACGAEGLYVPFSIERFTVLGRLPAAAQVYARRDRDTGRDSGLLTASLVVFDGDEPVLEARGITWKRLSDAPPSGAAGSDTWKGHRASAGASPTPAATPARLSNGHRPTRAPGRPATGGLDSALAQWVAAALELDVDELETDRPLQEQGLDSMLAVSLAQDIRAKLDVDIPVTLLLEVGTVDRLAAELRDEYGATAPAGADARDTGGASPTAVPEERSEPAPDPIRDRMPDPAPAPGPSPAPAPDPFRATVQAPAPVTAPPPVSARAQVVERAAAAPREETDRHDIAIIGFDGVFPNAANTDELWQVLLEGVDCLSEVPASRWDIDSYYGTEGKPGTVYLRRAGFIEGLTDFDAGFFRLSPAEAEWIDPQQRHLVQSAWRALEDAGQAGRAPRSTGVFVGASYQHYRDMVVGDVVQTAAGLGNHNAILANRVSYFLDLHGPSMTIDTLCSSSLVALHTAVRSIREGECEQAVVAGVHLAMSPQYFQLGARLRSFSPTQALRPFDAGADGFVPGEGVVSVVVKSLGAALRDGDRVRGVVRGSAVNHGGRTSGLTVPSSGAQQEVVLAALGDAGVSVESIGLVEAHGTGTSLGDPIEVEGLSRAWGGVGSGGSQFCALGSLKGNVGHLEPAAGLAGLVKVLLAMERGVVPPSLHVVRPNDHIRFEETPFYLADRAVEWPRAGGEPRRAAVSAFGMGGVNAHVIVEEAPAREEREPSVQDSYVVRVSAADETALRALADGYAEALIDTSEEKLGDFVFTANTGRASHRYGVAVQGADSRELAAGLKNVATGEGLFSRKGGKARPSVFMFTGQGSQYVGMGRGLYAAEPVFRAALDECAELLGGQAEVPLRELLFGEDTGRLGRTAYAQPAIVSVQVALVRWLESVGVRPDVVVGHSLGELTAAWAAGVMDLGDLLELTALRGRLMESQPDDGAMAVVHADADTALPAVARFPGVEIAAFNAPRSVTVSGPVDAIDAFCRDSGLRTQRLAVSHAFHSASMEGAVTPFADAVAQLALSAPDIGFASTVTGNWYAPEVGSAPALWGRGIREPVRFSQALEAVAETGPGVVWEIGAHPQLTSLAKASWGTEQPAWVSTLRRDRSDQAQLHKAVAEHYNHTRTELDWAGLHEGKGRRTVTIPTYPFNRQELSAPPVRRATGTTASTLSHPLFDRHYEYGNEGQ; from the coding sequence ATGACAGCCAACTGCTTCATCATCGGCGGCACCCGCGTCCTCACCCAGTGCGCCGACCGGCTCCTCGACGCCGGCGTACGGATCGAGGGCGTCTTCAGCGACGACCCCGCCGTCGTGACCTGGGCGGGCACCCATGAGATCCCCGTGTTCGACCCGCACGGCGACCTGTCGGCGACGCTCTCGGCGCAGCCGTTCGACTACCTGTTCAGCATGGTCAACTTCCGGATCCTGCCCGCCGGGATCCTCGACCTGCCGACCACGGCCGCGATCAACTTCCACGACGGGCCGCTGCCCCGCTACTCCGGCAGCCACGTCCCCGCCTGGGCGCTGTACGAGGGCGCGCCCCGGCACGCCGCCACCTGGCACCGGATGACGGAGGCCGTGGACGCCGGCGGTGTGCTGCTGGAACGCTGGTTCCCGGTACGCGACCACTCCACCGCCCTGTCGCTGACGTACGAGACGGCCGAGGTGGGCATCGACCTCTTCGCCGCGCTCGTACCGCACGTCGTGGCGCGCACCCTGCCCGAGCCCGTCGACACGAGCGACCGCGAACGCCGCTTCTACCGGCGGTCCGCGCGCATGGCGTCCGGCGGTGTCATCCACGCCGGCACCTCCGCCGTCGAGGCCGTCCGGCTCGCCAAGGCCCTGGACTACGGCTCCTTCCCGAACCCGCTCGGGGTACCGACCCTCGTCACCGAACAGGGCGCCGTCTTCACCCGTCAGGTCAGGCTGATCCCGCGCGAGGACCCGCGTACCGAGACCACGGTGCTGTCCGTGACCACGTCGGCCATCGTCCTGGCCGCCCCGGACGCCGACCTCGTACTCAGCGACTGCGCCGCCGTCGACGGCAGCGCGCTGAGCGGCCAGGCCGCCGCGCAGCGCCTCGGCATCACCCCGGGCGCGCCGCTGCCCGCCGTGTCCGCCGAGCGGCTGGCCGGCATGGCCGCCGCCCAGAAGACGCTGCGACCCCACGAACCGTGGTGGCGCGCACGGCTGGAGGCGCTGCGCCCCGCCGCCCTGGACACCGCGGACTTCTCCGCCGCCGGGGCCCACTACGGCCGCTACGAGCTGGCCTTCACCCCGGGCTCACGGGAGGAGGCCGTCGCGGTCGTCCGCGCCTTCCTCACCGTCGTGGCCGAGCGCACCGGCGAGCCCGTCTTCGACTTCGCCTGGTCACCGGCGTCCGCGCGGGTCCTCGCGGAGCGGACCCATGGCATCGCGGCCACGCGGTTCCCCGTACGGTTCGACGGCGACACCTCCCGGTCCCTGCGGGACAAACTGGACGAGGCCGCCGCCCGCCAGGGGTACGCGAGCGACCTCGAACTGCGGCTCGGTCTGGCCGGCCGCCCGCTCGGCTCCGACGAACCGAGCTTCACCCGCGTCATGGTGCTGGACCGCGACGCGGGGGAAGAGGCGTCCGCCGAACCGCACACCGAGATCGCGCTGCTGTGCCTGCGGGACGGCGCGCCCACCGTCTTCGTACGCGAGACCGCGATGGCGGAGGCCGAGGCGCTGGAGTTCACCGAGCAGGTCGAGGACCTGGTCCTGACGGCCCTGCTCCACGGCGAGGAGCCGCGTCCCGAGCCCCACCCCGAGCCGGGGACCGATCCTCGGCCCGATTCGCAGTCCGATCCGCAATCCGAGGCGCGGACACCGGAGTCGCTCCCGCAGCAGCCGGACACCACCGACGGCCCGTCGGCGACCGGGACCGTGCTGGACCTGTTCGCGGCCACGGTCGCCGGCCGGCCGGACTCCGTCGCCGTCCGCAGTGGTACCCGCACACTCGACTACGCCGGCCTGGACGCCTGGGCGGACGCCGTCGCCGCCGACCTGCACGACCAGGGCATCGAGTCCGGTTCCGTGGTCGGCGTACTGATGGAGCGGGACCTCCCGCTGCTCCCCGCCATGCTCGGAATCCTGCGGGCCGGGGCGGCCTTCCTGCCGCTGGACCCCGGATACCCCGTGGAACGGCTGAAGCGGTACGCGGAGGTCTCGGGGTGCGACCTGATCCTCACCGACACCCGTACGCACGTCCTCGGTTCGACGCTGGGCGACGCGCGTGGTGTGCCCGCGCCGGACGGCTCCTCGCTGGCCGTGCCGCCCCAGGTCACCTCCTCCGACCTGGCCTATCTGCTCTTCACCAGCGGATCGACCGGCGACCCCAAGGGCGTGGAGATCGAGCACGGCGCGCTGGCCAACTTCCTCACCGGAATCGGCGAACGCCTCGGCGTCTCGCCCGACGACACCGTCCTCGCGCACACCACGGTCGCGTTCGACATCTCCCTGCTGGAGCTGTTCCTCGGACTGACCGTCGGCGCGACGGTCGTTCTCGCCTCGCGCGAGACCGCGGGCGACCCGTCCCTGCTGGCCGCCCTCACCGCCGAGGTCACCGTGGCCCAGGCGACGCCGAGCCTGTGGCGTCTGCTGCTGGGCACCGGCTGGACTCCGCACGCACGGCTCACCGTGCTCTCCGGCGGCGAGGCCCTGCCGCCGGCCACCGCCGAGCGGCTGCACGGACCGGCCCGCGCGCTGTGGAACCTGTACGGCCCGACCGAGGCGACGATCTGGGCCTCGTGCCACCAGGTCACCTCGGTGGGCTCCTTCCTGCCGCTCGGCGAACCCCTCCCGAACATGGAACTCCACGTCCTGAACGAGGAGTTGGCGCCGTGCGCGGCCGGAACAGCTGGCGAGCTGTACCTCTCCGGCGCCGGACTCGCCCGCGGCTACGCCCGCCGGCCGGACCTGACGGATGCCGTCTTCGTCGTCCACCCGGAGACCGGGGTGCGGCTCTACCGGACCGGTGACGAGGTACGGGCGCACACGGACGGCGCGATCGAGTGGCTCGGGCGCCGCGACGCCCAGGTGAAGGTACGCGGCAACCGCATCGAGCCGGCGGAGATCGAACGGGTGCTGGAGACCTTCGACGGCGTCACCGCCGCCGTGGTCGTCGCGGCCCGGTTCGAGGGACGCGGCGAACCGAGGCTCACCGCCTACCTGGTGGGCGACGGTACGGCGACCAAGTCCGGGCTCGACGCGCTGGTCGGCGGCTCCCTGCCCCGCTACATGGTGCCCGACGCCTATGTCGGCCTCGACGCCCTTCCGTTGACCGGCAACGGGAAGGTGGCGCGCGCCGAACTGCCGCCGCCCACACGGGACAACGTCATCCTCTCGGCCGCCGGACCGGCCGAACCGTCCGGACCGGCCGAGGCACCGGCGGAGTCCCCCGCGCCCTCGGGATCGCCGGAGACCATGACGGTGGAGGAACTGGCGGAGTCGATCGCCGGGGTGTTCGCGGCCACGCTGGACCATCCCCGCTTCGACACGCACGCCAACTTCTTCGACCTGGGCGGCGATTCGGCCAACGTCACGTTCGCCGCCGTACAGCTCGGCCGTGAACTGGGCGCCACCGTCACCGCCCCGTCGATCTTCGCCACCGGCACGCCGATGAAGCTGGCCCGGCTGCTGGGCACGGAGGGCGTGGTACGGCTGCTCGCCCCGGAGGCCGAGGACGCCGTCACGGAGCACGCCGTACCCGAGGCCGCTGTCACCGACGGTGCGGCAACCGAGGGTGCGTCGGCCGATCCCGGGACCGAACCCGATACCCGTGCCGCCGAGTTGGCGACTCCGGTCGTCCCGGCCTCCGTGGAATCCGCGCCGGTCACGCGGCCGGCCCCCGCCGGGCCCGCCCGCCCGGCCGACGACGGCGCGCTCGCCGTCATCGGCATGGCCTGCCGGTTCCCCGGCGCCGCCACACCGGACGAGTTCTGGCAGAACCTCGTCGGTGGCGTGTCCAGCGTCCGGGACGCCCCGGACGGCAGACGCGGCTGGGCCCACCTGTGGTCCGACACCGACGCCGTGCCGATGGCCTGGGTGGACGGTGTCGAGTACTTCGACCCCGCCCGCTTCGGACTGACCGACCGCGAAGCCCGCCGTATGGACCCCCTCCAGCGGACCCTGCTGAGCGTGACGGCCGAGGCACTGGAGAGCTGCGGCCACGATCACACCTCCCTCGGCGCCGCCACCGGTGTCTTCGTCGGCGCCATCGCGAGCGACTTCCCGGAGATCGTGGAGCGGAGCATCGGCTACCGCGACCCGCACGTGGCGACGGGCACCGCCGCCTCCATGGTCGCCAACCGGCTGTCCCACGTCTTCGACTGGTCGGGACCGAGCTTCGTCGTCGACACGGCCTGCTCGTCCTCCCTCGTCGCCCTGCACCAGGCGGCCATGCATCTGCGGGCGGGCGACGTGGACGCGGCCGTCGTCGGGGCCGCGAACCTGGTGCTCACCCCGACCAAGACACGCTCCTTCGCCCGGAACGGGATGCTCTCCCCGCAGGGCGTGTGCCGCACCTTCGACGACGCCGCCGACGGCTACGTACGAGGAGAGGGCACCGGCGCCGTCATCCTCAAGCGGCTCGCCGACGCCGTACGGGACGGCGACCCCGTCCTCGCCGTGATCCGGGGCACCGCCGTCAACCACACCGGGGGCAGCGCCGGATTCCTCACCGCGCCCAGCCGGCCGGCCCAGGAGGCCGTACTGCGCAAGGCGCTGGCGGGCTCCGGGCGTACGGCGGCCGACATCGGCTACGTCGAAGCCCACGGCACCGGGACCCAGTTGGGCGACCTCATCGAACTCGAAGCCCTGCACGCCGTCCTGGGCGAGCCGGCCGGCCGGGGGCCGGTCGCGGTGGGTTCGGTCAAGACCAACATCGGCCATCTGGAGCCGGCCGCGGGCATCGCCGGGCTGATCAAGACGATCCTGGCGCTCCAAGCGGGTTACGTTCCGCCGTCGTTGAACTTCAGTACCCCCAACACGTCCTTCGACTTCGACGGTTCGCCCCTGTTCGTCGCCGACCGGCTGCTGCCGTGGGGCCCCGGCCCGCGCGTCGCGGGAATCAGCAGCTTCGGCTTCGGCGGCGCGAACGCCCACGCGGTGATCGAGGCCGGACCCGCCGGCGGCCCGGACGGTACGGAGCCCGGCCCCCGGCTGCTGACCCTCTCCGCCGGATCGGACGACGCGCTGCGCACCCTGGCCAACCGCCTGGTGCTGATGCTGCGTTCCGCGTACTGCCCGTCCCTGGACGAGCTGAGCGAGGCGAGCCGGCGGCGGCCCGCCGCGGCGCACCGGCTGGCCTGCGTCGCGGACTCCGTCGAGCAACTGGAGGACAAGCTGCGGCTGTTCCTCGCCGGGGTCGCGGACATCCGCTCCCTCCATGTGGGGGTGGTGCCCGAGACCGGGGCGGCGACGGGGCCGATCGGTCTCGGACAGGACAGGGAGGCTCTCACCGGGAGCGCCCGCGCGTTCGTCGCGGGGGCAGCCCTGCCCACCGGGCGGAGGCTCCGTCAGGGCGTACGGTTCCCGACCGCGCCGCACACGGAGAAGTACCTCTGGCTGGAACCCGCCGAGGTGCCCGGGGTGCCGGACACGTCCGCGGTGCCCCCGGTGCCGGACGCGCCCACTGTGGCTGCCGTGTCGTCGGGTGACGGTGAGCCCGGCCGTACGACGAGCACATGGACCCGGCACCCGGAGGCCGAGGAACACCTCGTACTCGGCAAACCGACGCTGCCCGGCGCCGGTTACCCCGGCAAGGTGGCCGAGCTCGTCGGCCTGGAGCGGTTCGGTCTGCGGGACCTCACCTTCCGGGCGGCCGTCGAGGCCCCCGCGACCCTCACGGCCGAACGCGACAACGCTTCCATCGCCTTCCGTGACGGCTCCGGCTCCCTCGTCTGCACCGTCGACCTCACCGCCCCCGAGCGGACGACGCTCACCCCGGCGGTCGGCACCGACGGCTTCACCACCGTCGCCCTCGACGCGATGTACGACGCGTTCGAACGTGCCGGACTCAGCTACGGCGCCGGCTTCCGGACCGTGTCCGCGCTGTCCGTGGCGCCGGGGCAGGCGGTGGGTGTGCTGCGCGGGGACGCGCGCACCGACGGCCCGGTGGACGCCCGGCTGCTCGACGGTGCCTTCCAGATCGCGCTCGCCGCGTGCGGCGCGGAAGGACTGTATGTGCCGTTCTCCATCGAGCGGTTCACCGTCCTCGGCCGGCTTCCCGCCGCCGCCCAGGTGTACGCCCGGAGGGACCGGGACACCGGACGGGACTCCGGTCTGCTGACCGCGAGCCTCGTCGTCTTCGACGGCGACGAACCCGTACTGGAAGCGCGCGGGATCACCTGGAAGCGCCTCTCCGACGCGCCGCCGTCGGGGGCCGCGGGAAGTGACACCTGGAAGGGCCACCGCGCCTCGGCGGGTGCGTCACCGACTCCGGCGGCGACCCCGGCGCGCCTGTCCAACGGACACCGTCCCACGCGGGCCCCCGGGCGCCCGGCGACCGGAGGTCTCGACTCGGCCCTGGCCCAATGGGTGGCCGCCGCACTGGAGTTGGACGTCGACGAGCTGGAGACGGACCGGCCGCTCCAGGAGCAGGGGCTCGATTCCATGCTCGCGGTCTCGCTGGCCCAGGACATCCGGGCCAAGCTGGACGTGGACATTCCCGTGACGCTGCTCCTGGAGGTCGGCACCGTCGATCGCCTGGCCGCCGAACTGAGGGACGAGTACGGGGCGACGGCGCCCGCCGGTGCCGACGCGCGGGACACGGGCGGGGCGTCGCCGACCGCCGTGCCCGAGGAGCGCTCCGAGCCGGCCCCGGACCCGATACGGGACCGGATGCCGGACCCCGCTCCGGCGCCCGGCCCGTCTCCGGCCCCGGCTCCGGACCCGTTCCGTGCGACGGTCCAGGCTCCGGCGCCGGTCACGGCTCCGCCTCCGGTCTCGGCCCGCGCGCAGGTGGTCGAGCGCGCCGCCGCCGCGCCGCGTGAGGAGACCGACCGGCACGACATCGCCATCATCGGCTTCGACGGGGTGTTCCCGAACGCCGCGAACACCGACGAGCTGTGGCAGGTCCTGCTGGAGGGCGTGGACTGCCTGAGCGAGGTGCCCGCCTCCCGCTGGGACATCGACTCGTACTACGGCACGGAGGGCAAGCCCGGCACCGTCTACCTCCGGCGCGCCGGGTTCATCGAGGGGCTGACCGACTTCGACGCCGGGTTCTTCCGGCTGTCGCCCGCCGAGGCGGAGTGGATCGACCCCCAGCAGCGTCATCTCGTCCAGTCCGCCTGGCGGGCCCTGGAGGACGCCGGCCAGGCGGGAAGAGCCCCCAGATCCACCGGTGTGTTCGTGGGCGCCAGCTACCAGCACTACCGCGACATGGTCGTCGGGGACGTCGTGCAGACGGCGGCGGGCCTGGGCAACCACAACGCGATCCTGGCCAACCGGGTCAGCTACTTCCTGGATCTCCACGGCCCCAGCATGACGATCGACACCCTGTGTTCGTCGTCCCTGGTGGCGTTGCACACGGCGGTGCGGAGCATCCGCGAGGGCGAGTGCGAACAGGCCGTCGTCGCGGGCGTGCACCTGGCGATGTCACCGCAGTACTTCCAACTGGGCGCACGGCTGCGGTCGTTCTCCCCCACCCAGGCCCTGCGTCCGTTTGATGCGGGGGCGGATGGGTTTGTGCCGGGGGAGGGTGTGGTGTCGGTGGTGGTGAAGTCGTTGGGTGCGGCGTTGCGTGATGGTGATCGGGTGCGGGGTGTGGTGCGGGGGAGTGCGGTGAATCACGGGGGTCGTACGAGTGGGTTGACGGTGCCGAGCAGTGGGGCGCAGCAGGAGGTGGTGTTGGCGGCTTTGGGGGACGCGGGGGTGTCGGTGGAGTCGATTGGTCTGGTGGAGGCGCATGGGACGGGGACGAGTCTGGGTGATCCGATTGAGGTGGAGGGTCTGAGTCGTGCGTGGGGTGGGGTGGGTTCGGGTGGTTCGCAGTTTTGTGCGCTGGGTTCGTTGAAGGGGAATGTGGGGCATTTGGAGCCGGCCGCGGGGTTGGCCGGGTTGGTGAAGGTGTTGTTGGCGATGGAGCGGGGTGTGGTGCCTCCGTCGTTGCATGTGGTGCGGCCGAATGACCATATTCGGTTCGAGGAGACGCCGTTCTATCTGGCGGATCGTGCGGTGGAGTGGCCTCGTGCGGGTGGTGAGCCTCGGCGTGCTGCGGTGAGTGCGTTCGGGATGGGTGGGGTGAACGCGCATGTGATCGTGGAGGAAGCCCCGGCTCGGGAGGAACGCGAGCCGTCGGTGCAGGACTCGTATGTGGTGCGGGTCAGTGCGGCGGACGAGACCGCACTCCGCGCCCTCGCCGACGGCTATGCCGAAGCTCTGATCGACACATCGGAGGAAAAGCTCGGGGACTTCGTTTTCACCGCGAACACCGGCCGGGCTTCGCACCGTTACGGAGTGGCGGTGCAAGGCGCCGATTCCCGTGAACTCGCCGCCGGGCTGAAGAATGTCGCGACCGGTGAGGGACTCTTCTCCCGCAAGGGCGGAAAAGCGCGGCCTTCGGTATTCATGTTCACGGGTCAGGGTTCGCAGTACGTGGGGATGGGCCGTGGGTTGTACGCGGCGGAGCCGGTGTTCCGGGCGGCGCTGGACGAGTGTGCGGAGTTGCTGGGGGGTCAGGCTGAAGTGCCCCTGCGTGAGCTGCTGTTCGGTGAGGACACCGGGCGGCTGGGGCGGACGGCGTACGCGCAGCCGGCGATCGTGAGCGTGCAGGTGGCTCTGGTGCGGTGGCTGGAGTCGGTCGGGGTGCGGCCCGATGTGGTGGTGGGTCACAGCCTGGGTGAGCTGACGGCGGCCTGGGCGGCGGGAGTCATGGATCTCGGGGACCTGCTCGAACTGACCGCGCTGCGCGGCCGGTTGATGGAGTCCCAGCCGGACGACGGCGCGATGGCGGTGGTCCACGCGGACGCGGACACCGCCCTGCCGGCGGTGGCTCGTTTCCCCGGCGTCGAGATCGCGGCGTTCAACGCGCCCCGGTCGGTCACGGTGTCGGGTCCGGTGGACGCCATCGACGCGTTCTGCCGCGACTCGGGGTTGCGGACCCAGCGGCTGGCGGTGAGCCACGCGTTCCACTCGGCGTCCATGGAGGGCGCCGTGACGCCGTTCGCCGACGCGGTCGCCCAACTGGCCCTGTCCGCACCGGACATCGGGTTCGCGTCGACCGTGACCGGCAACTGGTACGCGCCCGAGGTGGGTTCCGCTCCAGCTCTGTGGGGTCGCGGGATCCGTGAACCGGTGCGTTTCTCGCAGGCACTGGAAGCGGTCGCGGAGACCGGTCCCGGCGTGGTGTGGGAGATCGGCGCGCACCCCCAGCTCACGTCGCTCGCGAAAGCCTCGTGGGGTACGGAACAGCCCGCGTGGGTCAGCACGTTGCGGCGGGACCGTTCCGACCAGGCGCAACTGCACAAGGCGGTGGCCGAGCACTACAACCACACCCGTACCGAGCTGGACTGGGCCGGGCTCCACGAGGGCAAGGGGCGGCGCACCGTCACCATCCCGACCTACCCGTTCAACAGGCAGGAGCTGTCCGCACCGCCCGTACGCCGCGCCACCGGGACGACGGCGAGCACCCTGAGTCACCCGCTGTTCGACCGTCACTACGAGTACGGGAACGAGGGACAGTGA